The following are encoded together in the Peromyscus leucopus breed LL Stock chromosome 1, UCI_PerLeu_2.1, whole genome shotgun sequence genome:
- the Hpx gene encoding hemopexin produces the protein MPSAVLWSFQLSMARAVVASVTLVVLGLCWSLAVANPLPSAHGNVAEAESGSKPDSDVIERCSDGWSFDAATLDHNGTMLFFKGEFVWRGHAGIRELISERWKNSTSSVDAAFRRGPDSVFLIKGDKVWVYPPEKKENGYPKLLQEEFPGIPYPLDAAVECHHGECQSEGIIFFQGNRKWFWDFATKTKKERSWPAVGNCTSALRWLERYYCFQGNQFLRFNPVTGEVPPRYPLDARDYFMSCPGRGHGRHRNVTAHGNSTHPMHSRCSPDPGLTALMSDHRGATYAFTGSHYWRLDTSRDGWHSWPIAHHWPQGPSTVDAAFSWDDKVYLIQGTQVYVFLTKGGNTLVSGYPKRLEKEIGSPPGISLDTVDSTFTCPGSSRLYVTAGRRLWWLDLKSGAQATWTELSWPHEKIDGALCLEKSLGPNSCSSNGPSLYLIHGPNLYCYSSIDKLNAAKMVPQPRQVNSLLGCHQ, from the exons ATGCCTAGTGCTGTCCTGTGGTCTTTCCAGCTCAGCATggctagggcagtggtggcatcaGTAACCCTGGTGGTGCTGGGCCTGTGCTGGTCCCTGGCTGTTGCCAACCCTCTTCCTTC TGCCCATGGGAATGTTGCTGAAGCTGAAAGTGGGAGCAAGCCAGACTCAGATGTAATCG AGCGCTGCTCAGATGGCTGGAGCTTTGATGCTGCCACCCTGGATCACAATGGGACCATGCTGTTCTTTAAAG GGGAGTTCGTGTGGAGGGGTCATGCAGGGATCCGGGAATTAATCTCAGAGAGGTGGAAGAATTCCACCAGCTCAGTGGATGCTGCATTCCGCCGTGGTCCTGACAGTGTCTTCCTGATCAAG GGAGACAAAGTCTGGGTATACCCTcctgaaaagaaggaaaatggataTCCAAAATTGCTCCAAGAAGAATTTCCTGGAATCCCATACCCGCTGGATGCAGCTGTGGAATGCCACCATGGAGAATGCCAGAGTGAAGGCATAATCTTCTTCCAAG GCAACCGCAAGTGGTTCTGGGACTTTGctacaaaaaccaaaaaggaacgTTCCTGGCCAGCTGTTGGGAATTGCACCTCAGCCTTGAGGTGGCTTGAACGTTACTACTGCTTCCAGGGTAACCAGTTCCTGCGCTTCAACCCAGTCACAGGAGAAGTGCCTCCCAGATACCCTCTGGATGCCCGTGACTACTTCATGTCCTGCCCTGGCAGAG GCCACGGTAGACACAGAAATGTAACTGCTCATGGGAATAGCACCCATCCTATGCACTCGCGCTGCAGCCCGGATCCCGGCTTGACTGCATTAATGTCTGACCACCGTGGTGCCACCTACGCCTTCACTG GCTCCCACTACTGGCGTCTGGACACCAGCCGTGATGGGTGGCATAGCTGGCCCATTGCTCATCATTGGCCCCAGGGTCCTTCAACAGTAGATGCTGCCTTTTCCTGGGATGATAAAGTCTATCTGATCCAG GGCACTCAAGTATATGTCTTCCTGACAAAGGGAGGCAATACCTTAGTAAGTGGTTATCCAAAGCGGCTGGAGAAGGAAATCGGGAGCCCTCCCGGGATCAGCCTGGATACTGTGGATTCGACCTTTACCTGTCCTGGTTCTTCCAGGCTCTATGTCACAGCAG GACGGCGGCTATGGTGGCTGGACCTGAAGTCAGGAGCTCAGGCGACATGGACAGAGCTTTCTTGGCCCCATGAGAAAATTGATGGGGCCCTGTGTTTGGAAAAGTCTCTTGGCCCCAACTCATGTTCGTCCAACGGTCCCAGCTTGTACCTTATCCATGGGCCCAATTTGTACTGCTACAGCAGTATAGACAAACTGAATGCCGCCAAGATGGTTCCTCAGCCCCGGCAAGTAAACAGCCTCCTTGGCTGCCATCAGTGA